In a single window of the Candidatus Kaiserbacteria bacterium genome:
- the ftsH gene encoding ATP-dependent zinc metalloprotease FtsH has protein sequence MPVGPGNFWNNILSTVLFLIALTFLYSYATDTNGEPEEYSVSQIAEQIKNDEIKEIVVKGTALEIHYKDETRTQGLSKKENDAAITETLTNLGVTSEQISRVAIKVQNESGFKYWLSNLAPFLFPLILLGFIIWFFTRSVKGAGMQALNFGSSKARVIYPDDTTQKVTFKDVAGAKEAKQELEEIVDFLKNPKKFLDIGAQIPKGVMMMGAPGTGKTLLARAVAGEAGVPFFSISGSEFVEMFVGVGASRVRDLFQMAKKAAPAIIFVDEIDAVGRVRGTGVGGGNDEREQTLNQILVEMDGFEPNEKVVVIAATNRPDVLDPALLRPGRFDRRVTIDLPDRIDREAILQVHARKKPLQEDVNLDIIAQRTPGFSGADLYSLMNEGAILAARESRKKVGQFDLIRSIEKVMLGPERKSHVLSRREREITAYHEAGHALVASVLPYADPVQKISIISRGRAAGYTLKLPDEDRRMQSKKEFLDDIAMTLGGYVTEEMIFDDLTTGPSNDLQVIANLARDMVTKYGMSDKFGPIALEGTGGRLIGGGMSEDRGYSLEVAKQIDEEVNMIVESARMRAKDILVRHRKALDAVAKRLLEVETLERDEYEAILKTEGVKIEDAYKAMREKEERIGDPSKVLEPATDTLAGK, from the coding sequence ATGCCCGTAGGTCCCGGTAATTTTTGGAACAATATTCTTTCGACTGTTCTTTTCCTGATTGCGCTCACATTCCTTTATTCCTATGCGACGGATACAAATGGAGAACCCGAGGAATATTCAGTCTCACAGATTGCAGAACAAATAAAGAATGATGAGATTAAAGAGATTGTGGTAAAGGGTACCGCGCTCGAAATTCACTACAAAGATGAAACGCGCACACAGGGTCTTTCCAAAAAAGAGAATGATGCTGCCATCACCGAAACACTTACAAATCTCGGTGTAACATCTGAACAAATCTCTCGTGTTGCGATTAAGGTACAGAATGAGTCTGGATTCAAATATTGGCTCTCTAATCTTGCACCTTTCTTATTCCCACTCATTTTGCTCGGGTTTATCATTTGGTTTTTCACGCGCTCGGTAAAGGGTGCGGGGATGCAGGCGCTCAACTTTGGTTCCTCAAAAGCGCGTGTTATCTATCCTGACGACACAACGCAAAAAGTAACCTTCAAGGATGTTGCGGGTGCAAAGGAGGCAAAACAGGAACTCGAAGAAATCGTAGACTTTCTCAAGAACCCAAAGAAGTTTCTCGATATTGGTGCGCAGATACCGAAAGGGGTGATGATGATGGGTGCACCGGGTACCGGAAAGACGCTCCTTGCACGCGCCGTTGCGGGTGAAGCAGGGGTACCGTTCTTCTCAATTTCTGGTTCTGAATTCGTTGAGATGTTTGTGGGAGTTGGAGCAAGTCGTGTACGTGACCTCTTCCAGATGGCAAAGAAAGCAGCGCCGGCAATTATTTTTGTTGATGAAATCGACGCGGTAGGGCGCGTGCGAGGCACGGGTGTGGGGGGAGGGAACGACGAACGTGAGCAAACCCTCAATCAAATCCTCGTGGAGATGGACGGCTTTGAGCCGAATGAAAAAGTGGTGGTGATAGCAGCCACGAATCGTCCTGACGTACTCGATCCCGCGCTCTTGCGCCCTGGCCGCTTCGACCGCCGTGTGACGATTGACCTTCCTGATCGTATCGACCGTGAAGCAATTCTCCAAGTGCATGCCCGCAAGAAGCCACTCCAGGAAGATGTGAATCTCGATATTATTGCGCAACGCACACCAGGCTTCTCAGGAGCCGACCTGTACTCGCTCATGAATGAAGGTGCTATTCTCGCCGCGCGTGAGAGTAGGAAGAAGGTGGGGCAGTTCGACCTCATTCGCTCTATAGAAAAGGTGATGCTCGGCCCCGAGCGCAAGAGCCATGTGCTCAGTCGTCGCGAGCGCGAGATTACCGCCTATCATGAGGCAGGGCATGCGCTCGTGGCATCAGTACTTCCGTATGCCGACCCCGTACAAAAGATTTCTATCATCTCGCGCGGACGCGCTGCAGGATACACGCTCAAGCTTCCTGACGAAGATCGTCGCATGCAGTCAAAGAAGGAGTTTCTCGATGATATTGCAATGACCTTAGGTGGCTATGTCACCGAGGAGATGATTTTTGACGACCTCACCACTGGCCCTTCCAATGACTTGCAGGTGATTGCCAATCTCGCGCGCGACATGGTGACCAAGTATGGCATGAGTGACAAGTTTGGTCCTATTGCACTTGAAGGTACAGGTGGCCGTCTTATTGGCGGCGGTATGAGCGAAGACCGTGGTTATTCACTTGAGGTCGCAAAGCAAATTGACGAGGAAGTTAATATGATTGTGGAATCGGCTCGTATGCGCGCAAAAGATATTCTCGTGCGCCATAGGAAAGCACTCGATGCGGTAGCAAAGCGTCTCCTTGAGGTAGAGACACTTGAGCGTGATGAGTACGAAGCGATTTTGAAAACAGAGGGGGTAAAGATAGAGGATGCATACAAGGCAATGCGCGAAAAAGAAGAGCGAATTGGTGATCCTTCGAAAGTGCTTGAGCCTGCTACCGACACGCTTGCAGGAAAATAA